One Brienomyrus brachyistius isolate T26 chromosome 24, BBRACH_0.4, whole genome shotgun sequence DNA segment encodes these proteins:
- the zgc:110222 gene encoding protein EOLA1, with product MTLQVGCLSFRQPYAGLVLNGVKTIETRWRPLLSGLNNCTLAVHIAQKDWEGDEWRDVLRDSIGMSERQIEELLVSGERFGRGVVAGLVEVGETWVCPNDVSREELRQLEKAAVLIGLEEKHLTQLSNPRWLREPLYTRGHKDIWTVDIPLHLLSD from the exons ATGACGCTTCAGGTAGGGTGCCTGTCTTTTCGGCAGCCCTACGCAGGCTTGGTGTTGAATGGCGTAAAGACCATTGAAACGCGATGGCGGCCTCTGCTGTCGGGGCTGAATAATTGCACCCTAGCGGTTCATATCGCGCAGAAGGACTGGGAGGGAGACGAATGGAGAGATGTGCTCAGGGACTCCATCGGCATGAGCGAGCGGCAGATAGAAGAGCTCCTAGTGTCCGGCGAAAGGTTTGGCCGTGGAGTGGTGGCAG GATTGGTGGAAGTCGGGGAGACCTGGGTGTGCCCTAATGATGTATCCAGGGAGGAGCTTAGGCAGCTGGAAAAGGCGGCTGTGCTGATTGGACTGGAAGAAAAGCACCTGACTCAACTGTCCAATCCACGATGGCTGAGAGAGCCGCTGTATACCCGGGGCCACAAAGACATTTGGACGGTGGACATTCCGCTGCATCTCCTGTCAGACTGA